CAACTGCTACAGAGCTGTAGCTTCCACTATTTCTCCTTGCCACAGTTCCTGAAGCTGTTATACCAAAGTCTGGATGCCCAGGTCCCTTGCCTGTACTTTCATAGTCTGCAGTATATGCAGTTGCTTTCATCTGCAAAAATTTAGCATAACTAAGGTTTCCTCCTCTAGAAAAGGTATAATCACTATTTAATGTTCCCACTGCTACTATTTTCTGTACTGGTTCTTTCTTTACGATTTCACTTATAACCTTCCTAGAGACTTCTTTACCATCCTCATATATTATTCTGGTAATAGTTTGCTTCTCTCCATTTTGCCCCTCTTGTAAAACTTTTTTAGCCCCGCTTTCAACTTCACTATCATTTTTTATAACTATATCATAGCCTATATTTGTAATCTCTTTTATGTCTTTAGTCTTTACCCTAGTCACTACTACTTTTAATCCTTTTTTAATTGCATAATTTTTAGATGGATATACTTTATCAAGATTTGAAAGTTGAATTTTTTCTGCCCGCAACATATTTTCCACATTATGTTCAGCAGACTTTATATCTAATTTCTTACCATCCACTTTTACTTCAATTAAAACTGCTCTTGTAATTAATAATTTACCTTTATCTTTCACTCTACTGTCTAGACTAGGCTTTACTTTATCCTTTGATCCCAATTTAATCCCATTATTATCCAAAATTTCTTTGTAAGTACCACCAAAAGTAGTAACTTTCTTGTCACTGCCATCTACTGAGATAGTTATAGTTTTTATCATATTAAATATTATTAAACTTATAACTACTAAACTTATTGTTAAACCTATAACTATAATAGATTCTATCTTAGGACCATCGGAAAAATATTTCTTTAAGTAAGTCTTAAACCTTTCCATCATAAAAATACCTCCTCTGGGCAAGAGCGACATACCTCATTATAAACGGATCTTAAATTTATGTCAAATATCGCCCAGGATAAATTGTAAAAAAATTCTAAATGCAGCTTTGTGCATAAACTATAAATAAAAAATATTTATTTATGATACCAGTATTATTAGTTAATAAAGTATAAATTTATACCTCAATTTAGATAAATATATAATTCATGCTTAATTACAAAACTAAATTATATTTTTAAATTACAATTTATGTTATTTTTAGGTGGTATTATTGTGATTTTATTACATCTTATGCTATAAATATATTTTAAATTACTTATGAGATAACTAATGGATATAATTATAGTATATTCATATTTATAAATATTATGTTACATTAAGAAGATGTTTAGTATTGGCAATTGTTATTTTACTTACTTCCTCTTTTGTAATTCCTTTTATCTCAGCTATTTTTGATATGATAAACTCTATATATTCTGATCTATTTCTCTTCCCCCTGAAAGGTACCGGAGCCATATAAGGACAATCAGTTTCCACTAAAATTCTATCCATAGGTATTTCTCTTACTACATCTAGTGATTTTTTTGCATTTTTAAAAGTTACTACTCCAGTAAATCCTATATAATAACCAAGCTTTATACATTCTTTTGCAAACTCTACGCTTCCTGAGAAACAATGTATTTCTCCAACAATACCTTTAAATTGTTTTATTATATCTAAAACATCTTTATGTGCTTCTCTATCGTGTATAATTACAGGAAGGTTTAATTCTC
This genomic interval from Clostridium kluyveri contains the following:
- a CDS encoding 3D domain-containing protein, translated to MMERFKTYLKKYFSDGPKIESIIVIGLTISLVVISLIIFNMIKTITISVDGSDKKVTTFGGTYKEILDNNGIKLGSKDKVKPSLDSRVKDKGKLLITRAVLIEVKVDGKKLDIKSAEHNVENMLRAEKIQLSNLDKVYPSKNYAIKKGLKVVVTRVKTKDIKEITNIGYDIVIKNDSEVESGAKKVLQEGQNGEKQTITRIIYEDGKEVSRKVISEIVKKEPVQKIVAVGTLNSDYTFSRGGNLSYAKFLQMKATAYTADYESTGKGPGHPDFGITASGTVARRNSGSYSSVAVDPRVIPLGTKLYIEGYGYAIAEDTGGAIKGNRVDLFFNSASEANNWGVQWINVYVMD
- a CDS encoding TatD family hydrolase gives rise to the protein MKLNIFDAHAHYDDEQFDGDRNILINELKKNNIIGVLNCGSSIEGARTSVKLANEHDIFYAAVGIHPEYSDEFDSSTENELKIMSQNQKVKAIGEIGLDYYYKENPPKEVQKSVFIRQMELARELNLPVIIHDREAHKDVLDIIKQFKGIVGEIHCFSGSVEFAKECIKLGYYIGFTGVVTFKNAKKSLDVVREIPMDRILVETDCPYMAPVPFRGKRNRSEYIEFIISKIAEIKGITKEEVSKITIANTKHLLNVT